One genomic window of Bactrocera dorsalis isolate Fly_Bdor chromosome 4, ASM2337382v1, whole genome shotgun sequence includes the following:
- the LOC105224241 gene encoding rho-associated protein kinase 1 produces the protein MSATTSSGASSASDSSVTDGDTSFKFANKTLQDYEVISVIGNGTFGTCFKVRDKQTGELYAWKGIDYDELSESKKASLVSEIRVLRQLQHPNIVEYYHHLVNHEAKSIFIVMECCEGGDLAQLIKRARDERKRFEERYIWRVLFQVCKALQVCHNKIRKGTILHRDIKPANIFLDAQGNAKLGDFGLARMLRKNQDFAATFVGTPYYMSPEIVRGSRYDRKSDVWAVGCLAYEMCALRTPFQAAKFDELTLNISNGKFNHIPAVYSTDLQEIIAYMLSVDSEQRPSIEVITRHPTVVRNITELGNEFPTLIKAESDLFEVDEIATARCKLQYSPSIDLSSTMYTERNSFNEEYGQRRLSVAFTPDLRAELFSSATRHVKPKSIFQRSDPELYESIQHELYTSVHNLTPLRPPVPPPKPAPHARTSANISVDELKSPALITEDVFNEALQARLHAIRAHESLLEHKEHCLNMRTQELNEREKRLQQLESALHKRELELVAKEKTLAADALRAAERRNDNARSPSPPPIPPRKSSVSKHDETYCSIEDTQLESPTIAKLNLPLTKSYPALRRVTFQSPQKFTNYSIDANANDGAQAQKLAAGKVNAKRQPTELQASVSSKDSRESIDSGIAANSTTTTLTTTTVPTRRRSILSALFGIHRSSKDTTKSGSNHIKNNVENNKANQQPIAGSPTPKVRMPFAPRPDQVIAKCETSELSNIWTKEHKRAAFDLLAAMNAGQCGTIDATQSNMLQYNGSSAHTATNNMTIGRQKLRQSTRERHSATLRRHNHMRRSLMMPSQSLAHVTAASAGAVVSSTRSGVGSREKMLV, from the coding sequence ATGTCTGCAACGACGAGCAGTGGCGCAAGCAGTGCGAGTGATAGTTCTGTAACGGATGGTGATACGAGTTTTAAATTTGCCAATAAAACATTGCAAGACTATGAAGTTATATCGGTGATTGGCAATGGTACCTTTGGTACATGCTTCAAAGTGCGCGATAAGCAGACGGGCGAGCTATACGCATGGAAGGGTATTGACTATGATGAGTTGAGTGAGTCtaagaaggcatctttggtgtCCGAGATACGTGTGTTGCGTCAACTGCAACATCCGAATATTGTCGAATACTATCATCATTTGGTTAATCATGAGGCCAAGTCGATATTTATTGTCATGGAGTGTTGTGAAGGTGGCGATCTGGCGCAGCTTATAAAGCGTGCGCGTGATGAACGTAAACGTTTCGAAGAGCGTTATATATGGCGTGTGCTGTTTCAGGTCTGTAAAGCGTTGCAGGTGTGCCACAACAAGATAAGGAAGGGCACGATACTACATCGTGATATCAAACCGGCAAATATATTTCTGGACGCACAAGGCAATGCCAAACTGGGTGACTTCGGTTTGGCGCGTATGTTGCGTAAAAATCAGGATTTCGCTGCCACTTTTGTTGGCACACCCTACTACATGAGTCCGGAGATTGTGAGAGGATCGCGGTATGATCGCAAATCGGATGTTTGGGCTGTGGGTTGTCTCGCATACGAAATGTGTGCTCTACGCACTCCCTTTCAGGCGGCGAAGTTCGATGAGCTTACCTTGAATATTTCCAACGGCAAGTTCAACCACATACCCGCCGTGTACTCCACCGATTTGCAGGAAATCATCGCGTATATGCTGTCTGTGGATAGTGAACAACGCCCCAGCATTGAAGTGATAACGCGTCATCCGACCGTTGTGCGCAACATAACCGAATTGGGTAATGAATTTCCAACACTAATAAAAGCGGAGTCAGATTTATTTGAGGTCGATGAAATCGCCACAGCACGTTGCAAACTGCAATACAGTCCTTCCATAGACCTTTCCAGCACTATGTATACGGAGCGCAATAGTTTCAATGAGGAATATGGGCAACGTCGGTTAAGTGTCGCATTTACGCCTGATTTACGCGCCGAACTATTCTCATCCGCGACACGGCATGTGAAACCTAAATCTATCTTTCAACGATCAGATCCTGAACTCTATGAAAGCATACAACACGAACTCTATACGAGCGTACATAATCTGACACCACTGCGACCGCCAGTCCCACCGCCCAAACCAGCCCCACATGCGCGCACGTCGGCTAACATTTCTGTGGACGAGCTCAAGAGCCCCGCGCTGATTACGGAGGATGTCTTTAATGAGGCATTGCAAGCACGTCTGCATGCCATACGCGCACACGAGTCGCTGTTGGAACATAAAGAACATTGCTTAAATATGCGCACCCAAGAATTAAACGAACGAGAGAAACGGCTTCAGCAGTTGGAAAGCGCATTGCATAAACGTGAGCTTGAATTGGTGGCGAAAGAGAAGACTTTGGCCGCTGACGCTTTGCGAGCAGCCGAGCGCCGAAATGATAACGCACGTTCACCATCACCTCCTCCGATACCGCCACGTAAATCCAGCGTTAGCAAACATGATGAGACCTATTGCAGCATAGAAGACACCCAACTGGAATCGCCGACAATTGCGAAACTCAATTTGCCATTGACCAAGTCGTATCCAGCACTGCGTCGTGTTACATTTCAGTCGCCACAAAAGTTTACAAACTACAGCATCGATGCTAACGCCAACGACGGCGCGCAAGCGCAGAAACTTGCAGCCGGCAAAGTGAACGCTAAACGGCAACCCACGGAACTTCAAGCCAGTGTCTCAAGTAAAGATAGTCGTGAATCAATTGATAGCGGCATCGCGGCTAACTCGACAACCACaacgttaacaacaacaactgtgccCACACGACGTCGTTCGATATTATCGGCACTTTTCGGTATACATCGCAGCAGCAAAGACACTACAAAGTCAGGCAgcaatcatataaaaaataatgttgagAATAATAAAGCCAACCAACAGCCCATAGCCGGCTCACCAACACCCAAAGTGCGTATGCCATTTGCGCCGCGCCCCGATCAAGTGATAGCCAAATGCGAAACATCAGAACTGAGCAATATATGGACTAAGGAGCATAAACGCGCCGCTTTTGACCTCTTGGCCGCCATGAATGCGGGTCAGTGTGGCACAATCGATGCAACCCAATCAAACATGCTGCAATATAATGGTTCCTCAGCGCATACTGCCACCAATAATATGACAATTGGACGTCAGAAGTTGCGACAATCGACACGTGAACGCCACAGCGCCACTTTGCGGCGCCACAACCACATGCGGCGTTCGTTAATGATGCCGTCTCAGTCACTCGCACATGTTACAGCGGCCAGCGCCGGTGCTGTGGTGAGCAGTACACGCAGCGGTGTGGGTAGCAGGGAGAAAATGCTGGTTTAG
- the LOC105224238 gene encoding NADH dehydrogenase [ubiquinone] 1 beta subcomplex subunit 1 has product MIGLDKRYVWAVLPFIGFAIGHFLDKKETERMTLFRDKSALYARPAGSEGKPPSW; this is encoded by the coding sequence ATGATTGGGTTGGACAAACGCTATGTTTGGGCTGTGTTGCCCTTTATTGGTTTCGCTATTGGCCATTTTTTAGACAAGAAGGAAACCGAACGTATGACACTATTCCGTGATAAGAGCGCACTCTATGCTCGGCCGGCTGGTTCTGAAGGCAAACCACCATCTTGGTAA
- the LOC105224240 gene encoding uncharacterized protein LOC105224240 — translation MTLARLARKYGAVIFFPTFTVTTILVDWTHTRAWKEQQRQLARNKELLTD, via the coding sequence ATGACTTTAGCCCGCTTGGCAAGGAAGTACGGTGCTGTTATATTCTTCCCTACATTTACAGTAACAACGATTTTAGTCGACTGGACTCATACAAGAGCCTGGAAAgaacaacaacgtcagcttgCTCGAAATAAAGAATTGTTAACTGATTAA
- the LOC105224237 gene encoding very-long-chain 3-oxoacyl-CoA reductase-B has product MVLNNITAFQFFGSVALGLLCFKIVNKFLPWIYVNIIGPKFLGPKLNIRSIGGWAVITGSTDGIGRSYAKALAKRGFSLVLISRSLSKLEDLAKEIENEYKVETKIIDVDFQDSVGIYDKIKAGLEGLDIGVLINNVGVSYSYPEYFLTYYQQNPKFLLDMVSVNIHSVTHMCALVLPVMLSRKKGLIINVSSSSASIPAALLSLYSGTKAFVTKFSEDLQTEYRDSGITVQCIKPGFVATKMSKIRASLSCPTPDTYVASALNMLGYTTTTPGYLPHNFLQISCDFMRYLTCEPFVSSLFLNYLLKIRKNALKRLNQKK; this is encoded by the exons ATGGTGTTGAATAATATTACTGCGTTCCAGTTTTTCGGCAGTGTAGCTCTTGGGCTTTTGTGCTTTAAAATCGTCAACAAATTCCTACCCTGGATTTACGTAAATATTATTGGACCCAAGTTTTTGGGGCCGAAATTGAACATACGCAGCATAGGCGGTTGGGCTG TGATCACCGGTTCAACTGACGGTATTGGAAGATCTTATGCGAAAGCG CTTGCGAAGCGAGGATTCAGTTTGGTGCTAATCAGTCGTTCTTTGAGCAAGTTGGAGGATCTCGCAAAGGAAATCG AAAATGAGTACAAGGTAGAAACCAAAATCATCGATGTTGACTTCCAAGATAGCGTTGGAATTTATGATAAGATCAAAGCAGGCCTTGAAGGCCTCGACATTGGTGTGCTCATTAATAATGTTGGCGTTTCATATTCGTACCCAGAGTACTTCCTTACGTATTACCAACAGAACCCTAAATTCTTGCTAGACATGGTTTCGGTGAACATACACTCTGTGACACACATGTGTGCCTTGGTTTTGCCAGTCATGCTGAGCAGGAAGAAGGGCTTAATCATAAATGTGTCGTCATCAAGCGCATCTATACCCGCTGCACTGTTATCTCTCTATAGCGGAACCAAG GCTTTCGTCactaaatttagtgaagatttACAGACGGAATATCGAGATAGTGGAATCACAGTACAATGCATTAAACCGGGTTTTGTTGCAACCAAGATGAGTAAAATTAGAGCGAGTCTGTCGTGTCCTACGCCCGATACCTATGTGGCTTCAGCACTCAATATGTTGGGATATACCACGACAACACCTGGTTATTTACCACataatttcttacaaatatCATGTGATTTCATGAGGTACCTAACGTGCGAACCCTTCGTTTCgagtttgtttttaaattatttattgaaaataagaaaaaacgctTTGAAACGTTTGAACCAAAAGAAATAG